Proteins co-encoded in one Dendropsophus ebraccatus isolate aDenEbr1 chromosome 9, aDenEbr1.pat, whole genome shotgun sequence genomic window:
- the RASD1 gene encoding dexamethasone-induced Ras-related protein 1: MVLSSSAPFTVRGKLTAMIKKMCPNESELNIPAKNCYRMVILGSSKVGKTSIVSRFLSGRFEEQYTPTIEDFHRKFYSIRGEVYQLDILDTSGNHPFPAMRRLSILTGDVFILVFSLDNRDSFEEVQRLKQQIIETKSCLKNKTKENIDVPLVICGNKGDRDFYREVQPHEIEQLVGEDNKCSYFEVSAKKNSQLDEMFQALFTMAKLPSEMSPDLHRKVSVQYCEILHKKSFKGKKVKEDGDAYGIVAPFARRPSIHSDLMYIREKAIGGGQSKDKERCVIS, encoded by the exons ATGGTGCTCAGCTCCTCCGCTCCCTTTACAGTCAGAGGAAAACTGACAGCAATGATCAAGAAGATGTGCCCCAACGAGAGCGAGCTGAACATCCCGGCCAAGAACTGCTACCGCATGGTCATCCTGGGCTCGTCCAAGGTGGGCAAGACCTCCATcgtgtcccgcttcctgagcgGCCGCTTCGAGGAGCAGTACACCCCGACCATAGAGGACTTCCACCGCAAGTTCTACAGCATCCGGGGGGAGGTGTACCAGCTGGATATCCTGGACACCTCCGGCAACCATCCCTTCCCTGCCATGCGGAGACTCTCCATCCTTACTG GTGATGTCTTCATCTTGGTCTTCAGTCTCGATAACCGAGACTCCTTCGAGGAGGTCCAACGCTTAAAGCAGCAGATCATCGAGACTAAATCCTGTCTTAAGAACAAGACCAAGGAGAACATAGACGTGCCTCTGGTCATCTGCGGCAACAAGGGCGACCGCGATTTCTACCGCGAGGTCCAACCCCATGAGATCGAGCAGCTGGTCGGGGAGGACAATAAATGCTCTTACTTCGAGGTCTCGGCCAAAAAGAACTCTCAGCTGGATGAGATGTTCCAAGCGCTCTTCACCATGGCCAAGCTGCCCAGCGAGATGAGCCCCGACCTCCACCGCAAGGTGTCCGTCCAGTATTGCGAGATCTTACACAAAAAGTCCTTCAAGGGCAAGAAAGTAAAGGAAGACGGTGACGCCTATGGCATCGTAGCCCCGTTTGCTCGCCGGCCCAGCATCCATAGTGACTTGATGTATATCAGAGAGAAGGCCATTGGCGGTGGCCAGAGTAAGGACAAGGAGCGATGTGTCATCAGCTAG